A window of Zingiber officinale cultivar Zhangliang chromosome 5A, Zo_v1.1, whole genome shotgun sequence contains these coding sequences:
- the LOC121980790 gene encoding elongation factor G, chloroplastic, which translates to MAEGTMRMTASASATCGGIRGSRRRLPFSSRRSCLGPNYFFTAGLLQAPAADLLGRRLKTSLPAVPVQKQRSGRLFVVAIADDETKRQVPLKDYRNIGIMAHIDAGKTTTTERILYYTGRNYKIGEVHEGTATMDWMEQEQERGITITSAATTTFWNNHRINIIDTPGHVDFTLEVERALRVLDGAICLFDSVAGVEPQSETVWRQADKYGVPRICFVNKMDRLGANFFRTRDMIISNLGAKPLVLQLPVGAEDRFQGIIDLLKMKAVIWTGEELGAKFTYEDIPADLQDIAQEYRSLMIETVVELDDETMEHYLEGVEPDEATLKKLIRKGTVSGSFVPVLCGSAFKNKGVQPLLDAVVDYLPSPLELPPIKGTDADNPEVTIERLPKDDEPFAGLAFKIMNDSFVGSLTFVRVYSGKLSAGSYVLNANKGKKERIGRLLEMHANSREDVKAALTGDIVALAGLKDTITGETLCDPDNPVVLERMDFPDPVIKVAIEPKTKADVDKMAAGLIKLVQEDPSFHFSRDEETNQTVIEGMGELHLDIIVDRLKREFKVEANVGAPQVNYRESISRVSEVQYIHKKQSGGAGQFADVTVRFEPLEPGSGYEFKSEIKGGAVPKEYIPGVMKGLEECMSNGVLAGYPVVDVRAVLVDGTYHDVDSSVLAFQLAARGAFRQGIRKANPRLLEPIMKVEVVTPEEHLGDVIGDLNSRRGQINNFGDKPGGLKVVDALVPLAEMFQYVSTLRGMTKGRASYTMQLANFDVVPQHIQNQLAAKEEAATA; encoded by the exons ATGGCGGAGGGAACCATGCGGATGACGGCGTCGGCCTCAGCCACCTGCGGCGGTATCCGGGGTTCGCGCCGGCGCCTCCCCTTCTCTTCTCGCCGGAGCTGCCTTGGCCCCAACTATTTCTTCACCGCTGGCCTCCTCCAGGCTCCCGCTGCCGACTTGTTGGGCCGGCGCCTCAAGACGAGCTTGCCGGCGGTTCCGGTACAGAAGCAGCGCAGCGGGAGGTTATTCGTGGTAGCCATAGCCGATGATG AGACAAAGCGCCAAGTACCATTGAAGGACTACCGCAATATTGGTATCATGGCTCACATAGATGCAGGAAAAACTACTACAACAGAGCGGATTCTCTACTACACAGGGAGGAATTACAAGATTGGTGAGGTGCATGAGGGCACGGCAACAATGGATTGGATGGAGCAGGAGCAGGAGAGGGGAATCACTATAACCTCAGCAGCAACCACCACCTTCTGGAACAATCACAGGATCAATATTATAGACACTCCTGGCCATGTGGATTTTACACTTGAAGTTGAGAGAGCACTGAGGGTACTAGATGGTGCTATTTGTCTCTTTGACAGTGTTGCCGGTGTGGAGCCACAATCTGAGACTGTTTGGAGACAAGCAGACAAATATGGTGTCCCAAGAATATGCTTTGTCAACAAAATGGATCGCCTTGGAGCTAACTTTTTCCGAACAAGGGATATGATAATATCGAACTTAGGTGCCAAACCCTTGGTCCTTCAGTTGCCTGTTGGTGCAGAAGATAGATTTCAAGGAATTATTGATCTCTTGAAAATGAAAGCTGTCATATGGACAGGCGAGGAACTTGGTGCCAAATTTACTTATGAAGACATACCTGCTGATCTGCAAGACATTGCTCAGGAGTACCGCAGCCTGATGATAGAAACTGTTGTTGAGTTAGATGATGAAACTATGGAGCACTACCTAGAAGGAGTTGAGCCAGATGAAGCGACACTGAAGAAGCTAATAAGAAAAGGCACTGTATCAGGCAGTTTTGTGCCAGTTTTATGTGGGTCAGCATTTAAAAACAAAGGTGTTCAGCCATTGCTTGATGCTGTGGTGGATTATCTACCATCACCTCTTGAGTTGCCACCAATCAAAGGTACCGATGCTGATAACCCAGAGGTCACCATTGAAAGGCTTCCTAAAGATGATGAGCCATTTGCTGGATTGGCTTTCAAGATCATGAATGATTCATTTGTAGGATCTCTTACATTTGTAAGAGTTTACTCAGGGAAATTATCTGCGGGTTCTTATGTTCTGAATGCAAACAAAGGAAAGAAAGAGAGAATAGGACGACTTTTAGAGATGCATGCTAACAGTAGGGAGGATGTCAAGGCAGCTTTAACTGGTGATATTGTGGCTCTTGCAGGCCTGAAAGATACAATCACAGGTGAAACACTCTGTGATCCAGATAACCCTGTAGTCCTCGAAAGAATGGACTTTCCCGATCCTGTCATTAAGGTTGCAATAGAACCCAAGACCAAGGCAGATGTTGACAAAATGGCAGCTGGTCTGATCAAGTTGGTTCAAGAGGATCCTTCTTTCCATTTCTCAAGGGATGAAGAAACTAACCAAACTGTTATTGAGGGAATGGGGGAGCTGCATCTTGATATCATCGTTGATCGCTTGAAGAGGGAATTCAAG GTTGAGGCAAATGTAGGCGCACCACAGGTAAACTATAGAGAAAGCATCTCAAGAGTATCTGAAGTCCAATACATCCATAAGAAACAGTCTGGTGGGGCAGGGCAATTTGCAGACGTTACAGTCAGATTTGAGCCATTGGAACCAGGTAGTGGGTATGAGTTCAAGAGTGAGATAAAGGGAGGAGCAGTCCCAAAAGAGTACATTCCAGGTGTCATGAAAGGGCTGGAAGAATGCATGAGCAATGGTGTGCTAGCCGGCTACCCGGTTGTCGATGTCAGAGCAGTATTGGTTGATGGAACCTATCATGATGTTGATTCCAGTGTTCTGGCATTTCAACTGGCAGCCAGGGGTGCTTTCCGCCAAGGTATTAGAAAAGCTAACCCAAGATTGCTCGAACCTATTATGAAAGTGGAGGTAGTCACCCCAGAAGAGCATTTAGGTGATGTTATTGGTGATCTTAACTCAAGAAGAGGCCAGATTAACAACTTTGGTGATAAGCCAGGTGGTCTTAAG GTTGTAGATGCTTTGGTACCATTGGCTGAAATGTTCCAGTATGTTAGTACCCTTCGTGGGATGACAAAAGGACGAGCATCTTACACGATGCAGCTCGCTAACTTTGACGTCGTCCCTCAACACATCCAAAATCAACTAGCTGCTAAAGAAGAAGCTGCAACGGCTTAA
- the LOC121980789 gene encoding AP-2 complex subunit alpha-1-like — protein MALSGMRGLSVFISDVRNCQNKEQERLRVDKELGKIRTRFKNEKGLSPYEKKKYVWKMLYIYMLGYDVDFGHTETVSLISAPKYPEKQVGYIVTSSLLNENHDFLRIVINTVRNDIIGRNETFQCLALTMVGNIGGKEFSESLAPDVQKLLISSSCRPLVRKKAALCLLRLYRKNPDVVNSDGWSDRMSQLLDERDLGVLTAVMSLFVALVSNNIDAYWNCLPKCVKVLERLAKNQDIPQEYTYYGIPSPWLQVKTMRALQYFPTIEDPNIRRALFEVLQRILMGTDVVKNVNKNNAAHAVLFEALALVMHLDAEKEMMSQCVALLGKFIAVREPNIRYLGLENMTRMLLVSDVQDIIKRHQAQIITSLKDPDISIRRRALDLLYGMCDITNAKDIVDELLQYLNTAEFAMREELALKAAILAEKFAPDLSWYVDVILQLIDKAGDFVSDDIWYRVVQFVTNNEDLQPYAAAKAREYLEKPALHETMIKVSAYLLGEYSHLLARRPGCSPREIFTIISEKLPTITTSTLAILLSTFAKILMHNHPSDPELQEQIWSIFRKYESYIDVEIQQRAVEYFALCRKGEALVDVLAEMPKFPERQSALLKKAEDAEVDTAEQSAIKIRNQQQTSNALVVTDQRPANGSVPVSQLALVRMPSENMEANSSHDQATSEVQVNSQDRELSHENGSINAVIPQDVQSADLLGDLLGPLAIEGPPAPPVPAEHKDHSLLSALEGTPEAAGPLALAIVDEPNSVQPIGNVAERFNALCLKDSGVLYEDPHIQIGIKAEWRSHHGRLVLFLGNKNISPLVSVRAVILPPTHLKMELSLVPETIPPRAQVQCPLEVVNLRASRDLAVLDFSYKFGIAMVNVKLRLPSVLNKFLQPISISAEEFFSQWKSLSGPPLKLQEVLRDVKPLPLSEMANLFTGLRMAVIPGIDTNPNNLIVCATFHSESSKAMLCLIRVETDPTDRTQLRITLASGDPTLTFELKECIKEHLIRIPVQAPTPVTPPLQPQSPVTPAYNDPGAMLAGLL, from the exons ATGGCGTTGTCCGGGATGCGAGGGCTCTCTGTGTTCATCAGCGACGTCCGGAATTGCCAGAACAAGGAGCAGGAGAGGCTCAGGGTCGACAAGGAGCTCGGCAAAATCCGTACCCGGTTTAAGAATGAGAAG GGTTTGTCGCCTTATGAGAAAAAGAAATACGTCTGGAAAATGCTTTACATATACATGCTAGGTTATGATGTTGATTTTGGACATACTGAAACTGTGTCGTTGATTTCTGCTCCAAAATACCCAGAAAAACAG GTTGGGTACATAGTGACATCTTCCTTGCTTAATGAGAACCATGACTTCCTAAGAATTGTTATAAATACAGTACGGAATGATATAATTGGGCGAAATGAAACCTTCCAGTGTTTGGCACTGACCATG GTGGGAAATATTGGTGGGAAGGAGTTTTCTGAATCACTGGCACCTGATGTCCAAAAGCTGTTG ATTTCAAGTAGTTGCAGGCCTCTAGTTAGAAAAAAAGCTGCGCTGTGTCTTCTTCGTCTTTACAGGAAGAACCCTGATGTTGTCAATAGTGACGGTTG GTCTGATCGGATGTCACAGCTTTTGGATGAACGTGATCTGGGAGTATTAACAGCTGTTATGAGCCTTTTTGTGGCTTTAGTCTCGAATAATATTGATGCTTATTGGAATTGCCTTCCAAAGTGTGTTAAGGTATTGGAAAGGTTGGCAAAAAACCAAGATATTCCACAAGAGTACACCTATTACGGAATTCCATCACCATGGCTTCAG GTTAAGACAATGAGGGCTCTTCAGTATTTTCCAACCATTGAAGATCCAAACATCAGAAGAGCTTTGTTTGAA GTTCTACAACGCATTTTAATGGGTACCGATGTTGTTAAAAATGTCAACAAGAACAATGCAGCACATGCTGTTCTGTTTGAAGCCTTAGCTCTT GTTATGCATCTTGATGCTGAGAAGGAGATGATGTCTCAGTGTGTGGCTTTGCTTGGGAAGTTTATTGCTGTACGTGAACCGAACATTAGGTATCTGGGCTTG GAGAACATGACGAGGATGCTATTGGTGTCAGATGTGCAGGATATTATCAAACGACATCAAGCACAAATAATTACTTCTTTGAAAGATCCTGATATCAG CATTAGGAGACGTGCTCTTGATCTACTCTATGGTATGTGTGACATTACAAACGCCAAGGATATAGTTGATGAGTTATTGCAG TATCTTAATACAGCGGAGTTTGCCATGCGCGAAGAATTGGCACTCAAGGCTGCTATTTTAGCAGAGAAGTTTGCTCCAGATCTATCTTG GTATGTTGACGTCATTCTCCAGTTGATCGATAAAGCTGGGGATTTTGTCAGTGATGACATATGGTACCGTGTGGTTCAGTTTGTCACTAACAATGAGGATTTACAG ccatatgcagcagcaaAAGCAAGAGAGTACCTCGAGAAGCCTGCTTTGCATGAGACAATGATCAAG GTGAGTGCTTATCTTCTTGGAGAATACAGCCACCTTTTGGCTCGAAGACCTGGCTGCAGCCCTAGGGAAATCTTCACCATTATTAGTGAGAAACTTCCTACAATAAC AACAAGTACTCTTGCAATTCTTCTGTCAACATTTGCCAAAATCTTGATGCACAACCATCCTTCAGATCCTGAATTACAAGAACAAATCTGGTCTATATTCAGAAA ATATGAAAGTTATATTGATGTCGAAATCCAGCAAAGAGCCGTTGAGTATTTTGCACTTTGTAGGAAAGGGGAAGCTTTAGTGGATGTCTTGGCTGAAATGCCCAAATTTCCAGAACGCCAG TCTGCTTTGCTTAAAAAGGCTGAGGATGCTGAAGTCGACACAGCAGAGCAAAGCGCAATCAAAATAAGGAATCAACAACAAACATCAAATGCTTTGGTTGTAACTGACCAACGCCCTGCAAATGGATCCGTTCCAGTCAGTCAGCTTGCCCTTGTTAGGATGCCAAGTGAAAATATG GAAGCTAATAGTTCTCATGATCAAGCTACCTCTGAAGTTCAAGTTAACTCTCAAGATCGAGAATTGTCCCATGAGAATGGGTCCATCAATGCAGTCATCCCTCAAGATGTTCAATCTGCAGACCTCCTTGGAGATCTTTTGGGTCCCCTTGCAATAGAGGGTCCACCTGCCCCTCCTGTTCCAGCTGAGCATAAGGACCACAGTCTGTTGTCAGCACTGGAAGGAACCCCTGAAGCAGCTGGTCCCCTGGCACTGGCTATAGTTGATGAGCCAAACTCAGTTCAG CCAATTGGGAACGTTGCAGAAAGGTTCAATGCACTATGCCTTAAAGACAGTGGCGTACTTTATGAGGACCCTCACATACAG ATTGGAATAAAAGCAGAATGGAGATCTCATCATGGACGTCTTGTTCTTTTTTTGGGAAACAAAAATATTTCACCTCTTGTCTCAGTGCGAGCTGTGATACTGCCTCCAACCCATTTAAAGATGGAACTTTCATTAGTACCAGAAACTATTCCTCCACGGGCACAG GTTCAATGCCCACTAGAAGTTGTGAACCTGCGAGCAAGCAGAGATCTTGCTGTTCTAGATTTCTCCTATAAATTTGGAATTGCCATG GTTAATGTCAAACTACGGCTTCCATCtgttcttaataaatttttgcaGCCTATTTCAATCTCAGCTGAAGAGTTTTTCTCCCAGTGGAAATCATTATCAGGACCACCTCTGAAACTTCAAGAAGTG CTCAGAGATGTAAAACCTTTACCTCTTTCTGAAATGGCAAACTTGTTCACTGGCCTTCGCATGGCAGTTATTCCTGGAATT GATACAAATCCAAATAATCTAATTGTTTGCGCTACCTTCCATTCAGAGAGCTCCAAGGCAATGCTTTGTTTG ATTAGAGTTGAAACGGATCCAACTGACAGAACCCAGCTTCGCATAACTTTAGCATCAGGAGATCCAACTTTGACATTCGA GTTAAAGGAATGCATCAAGGAACATCTGATCAGGATACCGGTGCAAGCTCCAACACCAGTCACACCACCATTACAACCGCAATCACCAGTTACTCCAGCATACAATGATCCTGGCGCTATGCTTGCTGGCCTACTTTAA